The nucleotide window CCTTATTAACTCTTCAGAGCCCAAAAGATAGCCTCATCAAATAGCCACAACTGACAATGCAACCAGTACAATTTTAAGAGACTGATGTACGACTGGGATTCAGCTTAGTAACTAGGaattaaggaaataaatgtcattCCCTGTTTTACACTGAGCAAATGGCCGGGACAACCAAAGATTTGTAGATGCTACAGACTGCAAGAGGAACAGGACAATCACTTCACTGTATACGTGAGCACGGGAGCACAGGCACAAGGACAACCTGCATGAGAGTGAACTTCCAGCCTCAGCTACCAGGCTGTCTTGGCATATGGTTTGATGGAAAAATGCACAGCACCCAGACACGTTAGGAGCATGAAGTGAAGGatccctgcttccctgccagTTAGTCACACATGGCCCAGTGAGTTATTTCAGAGCACTTGCCATATCTTCTGATCTATGAGGTTCTTCACCCATCTCTCTCTGCATTTGTGGCTGTTAACTTGGATGCCAGAGGTATTCCCCATgcacaggcagaggaaggagtAGCAGCTCATCCTGAAAGGAGAAGAACACACAGGAAACTGCCCTCCAGACTTCCCcaccctttctgctttttccccaaCTCACCTGTTTGCACTATGACTGttagctgctgcttctttgtgGTAGACACTATAAACCTGAAAGCCCTTCACTCTCCGCATTACCTCTACAGGTCTTTCAGGTAATGTCTGTCCCAAGTAATGCCTCCCCTGTCAGATTGTAAGTGACCTGAGGTTTGGCTTTCGGTGGCCAGGAGAAAGCTGAAACgccttttgtgttttcatgttGCAGGAGACCACACTCTTGAATATAACAAGGCTGCTACTGACAACCAGTTAGGAAATTAGTCGAGAACAGTTTGAGCCTCTGTGCTTTGCAAAACGTGCACAAGCATGTGATAGCCTCTGATCATGATCTGCAGAACACCTCTGGCTGTCTTTGCAGCTGCCTAACATTTTATGTAACAGCAAAGTTCCCTGAAATTGCAGGGGTGATTTTTCACTCTCCCCTTTTCACAGCTGGCACAGTTTCAAGTTGCCTTTAAAATGCTTGTAGAGGGAAGGATAATGCCAGTGAAAACAGTTGGAGTGTTTTCCATAAGAGGAGCAATTTTGTCACACAAACAAATCCCCTACTGCTCTCTTTGCTGACATCAGCCACCTCATTAGTGTAACAACAAAGACTGCATATTTACCAAAACATTCAGAtctcagacaaaaaaaagcaagtttgcACAGTAGGAGAGAGTTGAACTACCTCAAATGGCCTCACTTTTACATTACTGGAAGGAAACATACAAAAAGTCAGTATATATTAAATGAGGTGTTGTATCTTACTTTCTTGTTAATCGTTCATGTTCTTATGCAGAAAGTTACCcttaaaacattcattttgtCACGGCACTCAGATGAAACATTTCTTGCCTCACTGAAGTTTGGATAAGGAGTGCTTATCACGTCTTAATCTGCCTATTCCTTGCCCTTAAAAACTAATTCAGAATAGAAAAGGGCTAGTGGTGACTGCTTAATTGAGAAGTGttctcaattttaaaaaaagttagtAAGAAGTTCTACTTGGATGTTGATTGTAAAAATAGATTTCCAAGTTGTTATAACTACCCCTAAGTGAGGAATCAGAATAAGCAGTGATGTCATTTGTGACAAGCAGTTAAATAAAATCTAGCAGTTAAGATATATTGTTTTGCCAGTATGAAGTGgaaccacaggaaaaaagagtttTGGAAATATTCAAGTATACGTTCTTGAGAGATTTCAGTGCATCTGATGCAGAGGAAGATACAGGAGCTCAAGAGGACAGTTTACCCCGTTAGGATATTTGAGTAGCCTTCTATGTTAAAATTCTCCCACATAGCAGTCTTTAACAAACAAAGGACCATGTACTAGTTACAGGTGTTTGAAAAAGAACAACGTATAACTGTCGTGAAGAATATTGATCTTGCTGTGCAGGGGTGTGGTAGAAAATATATAGGCGTGAAAATCATGAAAAATAGAAGATTAAAAATCACTGTCCCGCTCTATTTAGTAGGCAAACTTAAATCATACCTCACATAAGTGAGGTCATTAATGGCATGTATGATGCAGAGCTGATGAGTCCTGGTGGAATGTTTGGCTTTGGCAAAGCTGCAGAATATAGAATGacaatttgctttctctttcactgtaTTGAAGTCTGTCGCTATGGCAAGTGATTTCCTTTAGGGCAAGTTAGCATCTTTTAGAAGCTTTTAGGCTGGTTGGTCTGCTGGTCTGGgatttctgcttctcagctgtGACAGACATGAGGTTTGCAGCTGCCTCTTTGAAGTGGTTTGTAATTCTCATGCtcactttttttgttaaaaagcaaaagagtgCTGTTTTCTCTACAGCTTCAAGGTAAAATTCCATACATTATTGTATTGCTTATTGAAGCTgcaaaaaagcagcaattcCATTTGCAAGGTCAGAGCTTATCATGTTGTAGATGGGGAAGACACAGtactttttcagaaattttcctGGCAGTGTCAAATGTGCATTGAAAGCAGAACTGACTGAAAATGGTGCAGTGTCTGTCAGAAACAACATTTGAATAttcagcaagattttttttttcttctttttttttgctgctttggtATAAACTTTTAAACACTTGCAGCAGAGAAGAGACTTCAATGTTTCCGGACTTTAAGTTATTTCAACAAAGTGTAGAAGCTTTAGGCTGCccttatctttttttataatttaatgtCTACAGAAAAATGGTATTTGAAACCTGAGCTTTCTGTAACCATCTGGCACTGACTTTGTCTGATAGGGCTTCCAAATTGCTTGTTTATAACTCTACCATCTCCTCTGCTACAACGCAGTGATCAACACCCGCCCTCACAATTTCAGTATTCCAAAGTGCTGGATATATGTCATGCTAAGTGGGAGTAGAAGGTAGTTCCTTAGCTTTGTACTTCCTTAGCATCAGAACCAAACCAAGACTTCAGAGTGCTCAAGTATTTCTGTTGCTGACCATAAATCCAATTAAGAAATCTAGTCTTGCAGCTGCAAGATGAGATTGATTGCCTGCTCTTCAAGCAAAAGCTTCTGAGGCCTTGTAAAAATTTTGCAACTATTTGTTAAAATGAATGTCAGCCAAGAGGCTTTCAAAGGAGTGTTCTATAGTGTCTAATTGTGTATGTACTGCATTCATTACCATCTTTTGTGCTACCTAATAGAAACAGTTCTAAATCTTTCACGTGAACCCTGTATATACAGGATCTGATCATTGTGTTCTGGAAGATGTTCAAAACTCCTGTGTCAGGTTCTCAAGGCAGGAAAGATGGCTTGATTGGTGCAAGTTCCAACATTGCATAAAAATGAAGCGTGAAGGCAATGTGACCATAAGAAATTTCAAGGCTGAAGTAGGAACTTAATCTCAGTTACCACATTCCTGGGAAAACTGGTCTAACTCAACATAATATCATAGCATCAGATCTCAGGACTTGCTGCGTCCTTGCTGGGAGGAGATGCACTAGTGTGTGAAGGACAATATCCTTGCAGGGTGTCTCCTGCTGTTGCACAGTTGTGGCCTTTCTGCCAGCACCAAAGGACCTTTTGAGGACAAAACAAcagttcttttcatttgtaaacagctttttcttttctcttggtACTGGAAAGTTCATGCAGGACATAAATTATGACTTGAGACCTATATACACACACTTAAATCCAGGAATAATAGACTGGTTCTCATCAGCCAGCTCAAACAACAAACAGAAGTGTGTCTGCCTGTAGACATACCCTACGTGTTGTATGTTGAACTCAATAAAATAACAAGAGAAGCATAAGTCGGATCAGAAAGCACTTTTAGCTGCCTGCCCTACTCTACATCATCTTTCATGTTCCTGCAGTCAGGGGAGAGCAACAGATATGAACCCAACTCCCATCTTTTTCTTAACTGACCAGATTATATGATGAGGGCCTGCATGCAGTGCTGATAGGAACATATTCCCCTAGTTCTTCCAAAAACAAGGCAGACTCCTGGGGCATGTGTAACTGTGGTGTGTTCTGCCAGAGCCACCACTTTCCTCCTGCAAACCTGGATGCATAACCTTGTGGGGCTGACCAGATGAGTTAAGCAGCACTTAACTCATCTGGTCAGCACTTAGTCCTGTATACAGATCCTTCTTATTAGAACTTCCATCTTCTCTGGTCATACTGTTGTTATAACTATAGACAATAAAAATCACACTTCTACAGGACTGATAGTATTGGTCTGAATGTCCTGACCAAAGGCCAGGCTCTTTCAACTAAGCATTTGCATTGTCTAATCACTTGTGATACAAGTCCTAAGTTCACAGATCTCCACCCGAGAAATTCCTAATGAGAGGGgagcaaatggaaaacattcaGTCAATGCACCAACCTTGCACTTAGTCCAACACAAAAGGCTCATATTTTTCAACACTCAGTAGTCTCTATGTATTTCATTGTTTGCCTtgcctgctgctgttcttctgtTTATGTCCTTAGATTTACATGGTAGTTCACTGTCCTGTTCCTTGTCAGGGTAGTTTTCCCTGAACTAGAAGAGCAAGGAACACCTTTATTTGATGCTGGTTGAGAGTCTTAGGAGTTCCACCTGGACATCCTGGGAAGCAAACTTGACAGACTTCCCTGCATCCCTAGGACAATGCCTCTGGTTTTGGAGAAGAGTCTATAGTAAATGGGTTTTATGCTTCTTCCAACAGATGTAGTAGATAATCATTGGATACTATAGACAGAATTGCGCAAGCATCTTCTGTTCAGCTTGGTCATCACTCTGTGCTTGGTAACTGTAACTTGGAAAAATTTGTGTTGCTGATAAACTGCAGGTTTCAGTAGGGTCCTGGTGGTGTTCTGGACTGGTAATGTTTTTCATGGTAAACATTCAAAGTGAATATGATTTTATTACATGCAGTGGATAAGATACATCATAAATGCTGACTCATTCTGCATGAAGTTGTCTAGTTACTATTCTTTTGGTTCCCTCTATCTATGAAATGCTTGGCCGTAAAACCTGTTGGTTCTGTATCTTTCAGTTCTACATCTCTCAGATACTGAAGGCTGGACTATGAAGGCAGTGGTGTGTAAATTACTGCCTACACCATTAGAAAGGGaagtaaatgcttttttaaagcaatgtctCAGTGTTATTGAAAGGAATATCTGCTTTATTGCATTTGTGATACAGGGGCTTATTAGAATTACTCTGTGCAAACTTTTGAGTGTTCAAGTGTACCAGAAATATCCATAAGATATTAGCAGGCAGCAAGGATCTTCCTATCAGCCTAATCTCAGTGTTTGTTGTTTCAGAGGATTTCCTAGCTTCAGGCTTCAAATAGAAATGTTGGTGCGTGAGGTACATTGTGTACACCAGGGCCCTGTAGTCACCTACAAGCCTTCGTTGCTTTGCACAGTCTCACCTGTGACCTTCACCTGCACACCCCTTGCCCCTGGTCCACAAACCATCTTCAGTTCAGCCCAGGTCTCTCCTCCTTGAGAGCCTTGCTGAAGGTAGCTCTGCCTCTGTCCCAGTCTCCAATCCTGTTTCTGGCCAAAGCCACCTAGCAGGCACACCTGTGCCTTGCCCTCTGCCTTGCTGCCCTTGCTCACTGGCTGGACTTCCTAAGTGAACCCCCAGACCTGCCTTGCCACCATACATTTGTCTAATGATCAGCACTGTCAGAGGACCTATCTTTGTCATTGCCCCTGCGCTGCTCCCCTCcttggtgctggggagggacacTTCCTTGCCTGTGCCAGGGCCACCCTTAGCTGCTGTCTCACCTCCTCTCAGCGAGCAGTCCAGCTCTTCCTGCTCCGCAACAGGAGGGCAAGTAACAAAAAGCAGTTCCAGacgtgttttttttaaaaacttttattgACAAATACCACGTTAGATATTCCCCTGAAAATTCAAACATAAGTACTGTATTGCGGTCTACAAAATCCCAACATTTTCAAgtgcttttcaggaaaaaaatgctagtCCATactatgattttcttttttcattaccTGAGTGGCAACTTCAAGACCGAGAGGTCTAGTTTCTGTGCTTTAGGATAGGATCAGAAGTGTACTTTTAGCAGGCccctgaaagaaagaaaagtaaacttTAGTCCTTGTAAGTAAATTTGTAAAGTACTTTAACAGCCTTTCAGTCTTCAGTGAAGCTGTAGCTACAACATTCCTAGGGTACTTCTGAATCAAAAATGGGGGAGTGCAAAAGTTGCTGATTTGCATTGCTCTGTGTCTGTTGGCACAGCACTTGCGCAGCCTTTGCTAGTCCCAGCTAGCCATGTGGTTTCAGCTCATGTGAGCACCTAAGCATGGGCCCACAAACCAACTACCCTCACTCTACTATGCTAAGCAGTACAAAAGGTTGTGGGGCAGGTATGCCCTTATCAGCACCAAAAGCTTGGACGATGCCAGCACTTGTTCTGTAGTGAAGGACTGGCTCACAATGATACGCTGTTCAGGAGGTTTTAGCTGCTCTCTCTTGTCTAGCAGTGCAGAATACATGTTACTGTGGCAATTCTCCAGTCCGGCTCTTCAGGCCAAGCTTAGAAAAGGACCAGTCTCCAGAAAAGGTAGCATGCATAGAGTGTGGGCACTCAACTGCCAACAAAGAGTAATATCTGCCTCCAGCTTAGccttaaaaaaatacctgcttATCTCATGAACAGCCTATGAACTAGAGAACTGGCTCCCATGCCTCCAGAAAAAAGTTTGTCTCAAGATGGGCTTTAGATGTGCTCTGTTTACATGTACATGGCACAACTGCTGACTCCCAATGCCAGCAGACACAGTCAGAACTGCGGCTCAGAGCCCTTCATCGCAGGGCTCTCAAACTGTCCAGGATGCAAATCATGGTGGAGCTAAGAAGAATGAGGGTGATCTTTCCTGgaggcagcttctcctcctttcctggcGGACACTGCACGGACCTAAGGTAAGATGCTGTTACCCAGATTGCCAAGACAAGCACTTCCAAGTCCAGAAACACCATGCTGTTATCCtgtcctatcctatcctatcctatcctatcctatcctatcctatcctatcctatcctatcctatcctatcctatcctatccgTCTATTAGCATAGCAAAGCTGATCTTTCTTTGATTAGTGTGCCAGTTTCTGCACACAGGACTCCTATAAGGGCAAATGTAAGGCTGTAGAACCAGCCTGTAACAGGCTCTCCTTCATGCAGACTTCTCTTTGCAGCTATCTTTTGTTAGATATaacgttaaaaaaaaaggttgctaAAAGAGTACAACTTAGTTTGCTATGGTTCGGTTGCTTTTACAGCAAGTGCAATCACCTACTTTACAAGCTGCCAGTGCAGCCATTTCAGTGAGGTTGCTAATTAGCCTGAAGTACCTGACTGAAGCACAGGCTGGAACTGGCCAGACATGCagatttcttcctgcttctgacGCACAATGCGCTGAATGGCTGGCGGGAGGCCACGAGGGTTGCGTGAGAAGATCAGGGAATAGCCATCATCACAGGAGCCATCCTCCTTTAGACTGCGGCAGGCATAGGTAATGGCATAGTTATCATAGTCGGTGTCAATCACCCAGTAGTTATCCCCTGAAACAGTAGAGCATGCATTTGTCACAATCagcaaaacagagcagaggTGGACCTAGTCATTGTGCAGGAAAACACCTGATTTCAGCATTCCAGCAAAGGATCTAAAGTCATACCTCACATTCAGCCTGTCTCTACATCATTACATGTCTAGGCAGCTGCAAAGCTATTGACCAGCACTGTGGGACTGCAGAAGTTCACTCACCACCACTGGAGAGGTAGCTGGCCAGGCCCTGGTAAGTCATGTACATTTTTGCTGGCGTGGCTGGGTCAGGTACGGTATACTGAGCAGCCATGTCGGCACAGATCACCCAGAACCTGCAACAAGATCCATGAGATTGAAGACAAAACTCAGTGGCATATCTTCAAATGAGTGTCTTGCATTCAGGACTTGGGCCAGAAACAGGCTACGGTTCAGCACAACTGCATTCGTCATAGGCATGGCCCTTCTTAATGCAAAGTCACAGCTTGCCAGTAAGTAATGCAAATCTGGGCCAAACCTCTCATCACTGacagtgtgctgctgctctctggtcccacctctctgctgtgcagcAATGCTGCAGCTAAGGTAGTGTTCTGATCCTCCTTCAGCTCAGAAGGCTTTTTACCACTCATTTCTGTACAAGCAGATAGTGACCAAGCAAAATCATGGATGTCATTTCTTGGCTCCCTGCTGGCAATGTGTAGAGTGAGCTGACCTGCATTTGGATTCATTTGGGCTCATCTGCTGTGTTCCCAGGTGGAGGCAGGGAGCTGGCTCTTCTCTCCCTAACACTTCCTAACTCTGTTGGCACAGGGATGTCTGTTacaagcaaggaaataaaaacactcTGCTCTCCAAACTACTTAAAGGCCTTCACATAGCTTTTGGGAACCCTATAGGTACAAGAACAGCCTGTCTTTATTGCCTATTTCTTCTATGCCCTTTTCTGGTTGGCTTCTACTCACTTTGAAGGCCACCTTTGTCTCAGCACAGTTCATCAGGCGCTAGCTAGATTTGTGAAACAGTGGAACGGTCTTCACTCCCTTCCTTGCACAGGCTATGCTTCTCCTTTACCCTGCCATTGCAGAAGTAGATTCCTAGCAGCCTTGTGACCCCACTAGATTTCTGAAGAGTCCTTTCAGGAATCATCCCACCCACTCTGTATGCCATGCTTGCCAAGATTCATTTGCCCAATCCCAAAGTATCCTGGAGTGCTGTGCTGTTAAGATTTATAAGGTTCATAGCCACTTGCTGTACTCTATTATTTATGCAATTAGACAGTTTTTTGTAGATAATGCACAACAGAACTAGTGTTAGCCTATGGGAAGccccaggttttcttttctacacTCGGAAAGCTTTTTACATGTTGCAATTCCTTATGGTAACAATGACCAAAGTCAAAACTTAAACTTCCTTCCATCTGTCTATTCAGGCATCGCAACAACATCCCAGAATTGACCATTTTCCTCAGAAGTCCATTCAACACTGTGTTGAAAGATCTGTGAAAGCAATGCTCACTTAgattcctctccttcccctgaACCTCTATTAAATCAGAGCCGTCCTGCCCTCGCAGCCCCACAGGCTTCGCTAGATCTGCTCTCTTGGTTGCAGTTAATTTACCTAACCACTCCTTAACTCAAAA belongs to Cuculus canorus isolate bCucCan1 chromosome Z, bCucCan1.pri, whole genome shotgun sequence and includes:
- the LOC104062618 gene encoding purpurin isoform X2, which encodes MKYAQYVFLASIFSTIENSLAQTCAVESFAVKDNFDPKRYAGKWYALAKKDPEGLFLQDNISAEYTVEEDGTMTASSKGRVKLFGFWVICADMAAQYTVPDPATPAKMYMTYQGLASYLSSGGDNYWVIDTDYDNYAITYACRSLKEDGSCDDGYSLIFSRNPRGLPPAIQRIVRQKQEEICMSGQFQPVLQSGAC
- the LOC104062618 gene encoding purpurin isoform X1, with the translated sequence MKYAQYVFLASIFSTIENSLAQTCAVESFAVKDNFDPKRYAGKWYALAKKDPEGLFLQDNISAEYTVEEDGTMTASSKGRVKLFGFWVICADMAAQYTVPDPATPAKMYMTYQGLASYLSSGGDNYWVIDTDYDNYAITYACRSLKEDGSCDDGYSLIFSRNPRGLPPAIQRIVRQKQEEICMSGQFQPVLQSGTSG